Part of the Plectropomus leopardus isolate mb chromosome 7, YSFRI_Pleo_2.0, whole genome shotgun sequence genome, ttaaaGGAAGTCATCATTTAGTTAAATTCACGAAGactgtttgccttttttagattctctgttcactgtggaggaatGCAGAAAAAGTTTCCTCATAAATCGAAGGTTAAACACAAGtatttgatatacaaatgatctttttgctggtgaagtattcctttaatattcTAATCTTAACTTTAGACATGGAAACAAATATTGAAATTCAGCTTTAGTTAGATTTGACTGCCTATGTGTTCGCTGTACTTTATTTTGTCAACCACAGGATGGCTCTAGTTTACAGCAACAACATGAGCAGTGAATAGCAAAGAAAACCAAGAGAAATACACAGAGCgcttttaagtctttttattcaaatttcaattttaaaaggACTCATTATGTCGTCAGTGTTGGTGGCTGGAGTCGACCTCAGTTTACGAACAAAAGGCCACCGCTAAATGCATGCCTGGTTACGAGTGTGTTTTAGTTGCCTGgaggaatttttaaaaactctttgcTTACAAATGCATTAACATGTGGAAGAGttgagaatttttaaaatatttgacactCTGTTGCTCTGATTTCAACTATGCCTAGTAACTTTGTTATGTACTTAAATGCTGTAAGTGACATcgtgtttctctctgttgtgCCGTCAGGTTGTTTGTCCACGTCTTCCTGTTGGGCAGTTGGACAGTATTGTTGGTGAAAGCCGTGCTGACTGGTGCCATCTCGCTCTGCTCACTGTTTCTCTTCGTCACTCTGGTCCACAGTAACTAAGTACACCTCAGTACCCTGACTGAGCCTGCAGCAGTCTATTTGGTCCAGACTGGACTTGCGTTTTGATGAATCAGAAGCTGACTCTCAATACCCTTTCAGTTTACTTATCACCACACATCACCAAAGACTGCTGAAAAAATGCCTGTTGATATTTGGTAGCTGGACTGGTCTGATGTACAAACAAGGCCAAGCTACCAAATGGTACGCCAACCAGTTCTACCCGTTTGTTTTAATCAGTCTGTACGGACCGCTGATGGAAACCAAGCTCTAAGGCTTTGTTTGCTTTCAGTCCAGCGGTTAAAACTGCAGGTTGAGTGGAGACATAGTGGAAGCTTCCTCAATGATTGGCTTACCTAAGCtgtgttggttttttaaaaGGTGAATTTTGTACAAGAACAACCTCAAATGAATTGAGACTTTAACAAtaacttctttcttttctatgtGTTGTCCAATGAGCCAGTGTAAATGCTTAGAAGATATAGTGAAGTGAATTTATAACGATGATAGTAATAGTTCCTTGACAGTTCATTGTGTGGCCACCAATTCATCAATTTATTTATCCACaagtaaataatataataagttaAAATGTAACTTGAGCAAGATTTTTCTcataattggaaaaaaagacatctaaGATTTAAAGTTTAACTCAAAATCAGACTCACTGAATGAATAAACTGAAGTCCGTTCAGCATTACGACCATTTCATGTTAAATTCTAACATATGTGATTTTGacattaaagtaataaaattgtctttgtttaattttgctttAAGTTTTGATTGATTCGGGGCAGaaagaagcatgcatctacGAGAGGCTTGTACTCGTCCTCTTAGGCTGAGCTGTAGCATTAGCTAGCTCAAAGGTGCTtcgtgagctagcagtagatccATACCTCCTTCTGCACGGTAACATGGTTGGctggtgtagttcagtagagaaaaaatagttcctacatgaaactgctcacaacaaggtgtgtggagttaccgggtcatgatttctgcaaagaaacattgctgttgagtttttccagTGTATACTTTTTGGCGTTTTGAGCATAAGCTGAGTGCAATCTAGTTCTGTTATGTTGGAGAGAGCAGAcgtctctatggccgatatcgccaacactctgcaactcacaccgaaGCAATCTAGATTGATCACTAGCAAtaaaaacgagaaaaaaaatattttttttttttatttggggggggggggggtgaactgtccctttaagtccaTCCCTGCAAACAGTCAAACACAAAGGCAACTATCTGAAATAATAACTAAGTGGACATGATCCTGTACTGGCatttttagtttgatttcttcttccAGAAAGCACTATAGAGATTGCAAATGAGggaaatactgtaaaaatctTTAATCAAGAATCTTATTCAAATCCGTGTTGTGTCATTTGTTAAACAGAGGACCATTTTTATAAAGAGGAGTGTCATCTCAGCAGTTTTGTTTACCTACTGTTGCATTCATGCTTCAGCAGGGCCAGCGTTAAAGGAGCTTTgggtttgatttaaaaattgGTGTGAAAGTCAACGAGAGAAGACATGTTCCGTTCTCTCAAACTAATACTTTAACTGATACTTTTCCCAAGGATCCATACAGAAAGTGATACCTTTGATGCTTTGCTTCAGGtcatgaaaatgttaaaataactgAGTTGTATGACATCGCTGGGATTTCACTGGTAAGCTAACCAGTGGTGCtagtttgttttgatgattCTGTTTCCAAGGAAAACAAGCACTGAAGGTTAACTTTTTATCAAAACGACCAGGGATGAAttgagcattaaaaaaataatgtcattccTTTATTATCTATCATTTAATGAGTCAGTTTAAATGCTTGGattaaatagtaaaatatatttacaaaaatgatgACAGTGAAAGTTCCTTGATAGTTGAGTAGCCAAATTAAATGGAGCATTTAGTTAAAGCGTAACTATAGaaagaatattattattaatcattaaGTTTacctacaaaaaaagagatgccCGCAGAATGAATCAGTTCAAGTCTGCTCAGCATTATGACCACATCATGTTGAATTGTAACAtctgacattaaaatgtcttttagaCTTATCTTGCTCTCAGAGTCTTGATGATCAGACTAGATAGTGTTCAATGGCTGTCATGAATGATCAGATGTCATGTTTAAGAAAAGGGACAGGGTATCTGAGGacacatgatgttttttatcaCTAGTGAGCTTCATGTACTTTGCACAGTGACTGATAGCAGAGCTCTACTTATAAAGCACAGATAACCACGGTGAACCATAACAGCTGTGCATGTATTTGCAGGCAGATGTCAAGCTTGTGTCAAAAGTTTACTAACCAAGACAAAATTCAGACAATTTGCATACCTCATGTAGAcgacacaaaaaacatcaagaatGACGTTTCACAAAGACTGATTGATCCGTAAGTGAACAAATGATGCTTAAAGATCCTTTTTTCCACTGACTGCTTTAGTATACATAATGGCAAAAttgaaaatgctcaaaattgaaatgtcaaaatttcagtttttgacatACAATTGTGAAACTGTGGACACCTCAGCTATCATAATTGCAacttattgtcatttttttccatgaacaATGGAGATTTATTTAGTGAGAATTTGCAGTAGCTGTTTACAGCAACTCATATTGATGCCCTGTGGGTTCAATTTTTGATCATTCGAAAATCTGTGTAATGCTGTGTAGTGAGTTTAGTGTGAATTGAGCAAAAAATGTGTGAGAAGAGAGGTTTAATtggtttttaacagtttttagtaGAAACTGCATGATGAACTTCATAATTTGCATTAGAATGGATTTACAAAAGTGTCTTCAAAATTGGGCCTACAGTTTAGTGAAAGTTGCAAAGCTGTAGACCATACAGGTGGTTAGttattcattttcaaagttTCCAAATTTAATGTATTGTCATGCATGGTTAGTAAGATTTCCtcagacggaggaggaggaggatactGGCAAAGGGACGCTTTATAACGATAGAAGCTCCCAGACTACCTCAGACAGAGAAAGTGAGCAACGTGAAGGCAATAACCTGCAgagcttttaactttttaaccaGACACAATCATCATGTCTTCCAACGAGTGCATTGACTTCCACGGCCTTCTCTTGCCCCCTACGGCTCACAGTGCGGAGAGCCTGAAGTATGCCCAAAGTTTCTCTGTGAAAGACTCCGATGTGTTTGCTGTGACTTACCCCAAGTCAGGTACAGtgaattcattttcatatttgttcattttctcttttaaaatgtacCACAACTTTTCAACTATGTTTATTCATGAAGGTAAGGCAGGTACAACATTGTCGTATTTGTGAGTCACAGCTGAGCATCGAGTACCTGTATAAtgaacagctgcagcagataGCCAGTCACATTACAAGTGACAGCTCCCATCCTCTATCTGAGGAATTTCAGCTCCCACCGTCTGGGCCAAGCTTTAAAGTACCTAGGTGTAGGACAAAGCGCTACAGGAACAGCTTTGTCCCAACCGCTatcattaatttaaataaagccTAGCATGGgttgcacacacattttttaatttttatatttatttatagaacTATTTATCTGCCATTTAGgctttatttgattttacagttttgctttaGGGCCTTCTCTTGAGTCCTGATTTTTGTAAGCTTGTGAGTACCCGGTGTTAGCCCTGTCTGTTATGCATGTGTCCTCTGTAAGTGTTTCTCATTTAATGTTGTAAACTAATATGGATGCTCTCTCTATtatgctgcaaaacaaatctacCTACGGGTACAAATAAAGTCACATACCTACCTTTCTGAGGATATCATTACTGCTAACTGTTAAAAGAACTACTAAATGCTAATTCAACATGGTTTTAATCGTGCCCATTTACCAGAAATATACACAAGTTGAAAACCTAAACCTGAAAACCACAGATTTAGACCATTTAATGTTGCTTTTTCACTTTGTTGGTGCATTTTCCTTTCAGTACTTCCAGCAGTCTTGTGATGTATTTTCAGctgctcttttgttttctgcaggtACAATCTGGATGCAAGAGATCCTCCCACTGCTGCTGAATGGGGGCGATCTGACGCCGATCCAAACCATTCCTAACTGGGACAGGGTCCCCTGGCTGGAGCAGGGAAGACTGGCAGTGGTTGTGGATCAGCTGCCTTCTCCACGGGCGCTGGTCACTCATTTTCCCTGCCACCTCATGCCCCCATCCTTCCACACCTCCAAAGCCAAGGTAAAAGGGTGAAGACTGTGTGTGATATTCCTGTGTAAATACTTCCCCTGTGCAACTGTGACATCAGCAGCTTTGAGATGTGGAGATATTGTACCTGAGAAAATGTAGGTATCTCACAGAACATCGTGCAGGAGCTCCTAgtttatgtcattttaacaacaaatgCTAGGGATGGGCAACACCACAAAATCTGATACCAAGTAACTACCAAGGCAGTATCTATATTTTGGTATCAGTCCACCCACCCCCAACATCTACAGTTAGAAGAGCTCTTGCTGTGGTGTTTCTGTGAAAACTTcccaggctttttttttttaagtatttgtctGTAACTAACATTGTCTTTGTCATAGTCTCAGTCTGTAATCAATGGGACACATTTCACCTgactttttattaaatcagcCTCTTATGTCTCCGTTATAGGTAATCTATGTCATGAGGAACCCTATGGACATCTTGGTGTCTTCATACTACTTCCATCAGATGGCCGAATTCCTTAAGGATCCAGGAACCTTTGATACATTCGTGGACAAATTTCTTGAGGGCAGAGGTCAGAGGGCTCATGAAGGCTTTTCTCTTAAAAAGTCAtctttgtttgtcatttttgctgaaGGAATGTagtggttgtttgtttttattctgtggTCTTTTGTCTGTGTTGTCTTTAGTGATGTTTGGAAAGTGGACAGACCATGTGAAGAGCTGGAGAGGCACAGACCTGGGAGACAGAATAATGTACGTCACATATGAAGAAATGACTCAGGTAAAACACTACCCAGAACTCTCATAGACTTTTGTTGGCTGTTTCAGTGACATAAAACAGCGACTTACACTCAGAGAGGGCAGGTAGACCGATGGTCAGGCTTGGGAGTAACAGAATACATGGAACGGTGATATCAAAGACaaagtcaactttattgtcaGTTCTGCCATATGTACAGGACATAGACAGGATTGAAATGCACTTTCTCCTAGAACCTCACTATAAACAtgcaagtacacaaacaaaagaaaaaaaagtttttaaaaaaaggtaagtaaatacaaaatgaaagtAGCAAAGTTTCAGTCAAAGGGaagcacacataaaaacatacaagcaCCAACCTCTAGTATAAGTATAAGTAAGTGAGCGATTATTTCTGTCATGCAGTGTGTGATTATTGTGTAAATGGCCTGAATAGCCCAGATATAATAAATAGTTAAGATGTAATAAATAGTGCAATACAGCATATGGATGTGAgagtaatgtaaaaaaagaaaaagaaaaagggattTGCCCTGAAGCGTTTCCTGGGACAGGGACATGATCAACACTTATGACACGATCAAAGCTAAGTTACATTATTATGATACAAGAAAAAGTAACAGTATATTAtcagaatttaagaaaaaatgaaatgagttGAACATTTCTAGTgagaaatgtgcatttttttattcctaATCTTCGttctgtggatgtgtgtgatCTGCAGTTGGTTATTACAAAGATTCTAATGTTGCTGTGGTGGTTGTTGTGGACGCTGAGACCACATATTGTTGGTTGAATGGACATGAGTATTCCAGTTTTAAGGCTTATCCCAATTTTGACAATAATAGagatatggtgtttacatggtGCAAAAAGAAATCAGGTATTTATATCCCCGTATAtctgatgaaaataaaagaacGTGTCCTTGTGCCCTCTTTTAGGACCTGCCTGCAGCTCTCAGGCGCATGTCTGATTTCCTGGGCCGTAATCTGAGTGAAGGAACCATCCAGAAGATAGCAGAACACTGCTCCTTCAAGGCCATGAAGAACAACAACATGTCCAACTTGAGCCTGGTCCCTAAGATGTACATGGACTCAGACAAATCTCCATTCCTCAGGAAAGGTGAGGCCGCACGTGTCCATCATCACTTCCTCTGACTGGATTAAATTGTCAACCTGTTTGaagctgatcagatcagttCAGCACAACACAAGAGTTCAAAGTGACTTATTAGGAATACGATATAATCATGTCAGTTGATTTCAGTTTCCATTAAATCTGGCTTTTCCACATTTCCACTGAACAGTTGATTTTCTTCCACATCACagatttattgtgtttatgtgaCTGTCTtgatgtgggtgtttttatgtTAGGTGTTGCGGGAGACTGGAAAAACCATTTCAGCCCAGAGCAGCTGGCCAGATTCACATCGGCCATTCGCAAAGAGCTGGAGAACGAGAGCTTCACTCTGCCATGGAGCCTGGATTGACCATCGACCAGAGCAAagacagagatggaaagagCTGTAGAAATAAAGTCAAGGCAAGTAGTTTGCTGCTAACTTGACCAAAATTCTTAGTTACTGTTGGGTTTAATGTTAGTGTCATAactaaaagcattttattgattttaaacaaacagataaCAGAGAGCCTCTTTAAAGTTGATCTGCCCTCAATGTATGTAAATTTTATCCAACTGTCATCGTATTTTACACATCTTTTCAGTTATACTGTTTGTGGGTATTAATCATACACATGTTGCATTTCAACAATTTGGTGATGATACTGTGATTTATACAATGTTTAATtgttataattgttattatggTGTCTCAATTTTTAATTCactattatttaattattactgTATTGATATGCATTCCTATCTGATTTGTATCACATATGGTATGCTTGTTTCAGCCTTAAAGTGGATGTGAAAGGAAAGTCAAGTCTACATGctgatcttttctttttgtgtgttctttttAAAGGGTATGTCTGTAGACGTTAGTTAGTTTTGGTTGCTTTGTTGGGCCGTGTACTTTGTACATGGATAATCATGTTATTCAGATTTAAATGTAACCAGCATGGTGTCAtctgaaattaaatttgtatGAACACGTTTTTTCTTCAAGAAAGCGAGCCATTTATATCAGAAAATCATCGCGATCATCAGCTCATGTATGTGGTTCAGCACTATACTTCATGGCGATAAATCATTAACTATTGGTGAATATGCCTGCACTTTCTCAGGTTTGACTTTAAGGGCTTTGTTGTTCAGAAAATGGTTCAGGGTTAAAACTGCCTTCTAGGAATCAAAATTAATAGCTAAATCTGGCATGAATcatcttttctcattttgagaTTACTGTCTTTTTATGCAAGGTCCTTGTTTAATAAagacatgtggaaaaaatcatatcagatcCTCAATACTCCAAGTAATGTtagttttaatacattttaaatatatttaaaacagatatttctcttgcatttcagaaacagaattgtttatttagttttattaagtttgtatttgtttataacTACAATAATAAGATACtactaaaaacaataaaactagagtttatgttttgtaaggagctgtttttgtttaacatgcTGAAGACAGCCCAGAAGATGAGTCACTGTGGTACAGCTCCATCATTGttcaaagtttttaaataaataaataacatatgatcataattataatgttaattttaataaaaaatgaattaaaataacatGGAATAAAAACTATTACAAATCAAGGATATTCCTCTGGCATTTCTGCTTTCTTTGCTGTATCATAACAAAGTGAGCTGTTACACACCTAGTACAAGTATGAGCATTTTAGAGGAAGCCTGACAACAAAGAATTTCCTGACTTTGACTGTTTTACTGGACTTTCTGTCTTTAGTCTTACCACACTCACTGGAAACTGAATAATGTAGTAATAATTACACTGACATTACTTTAAAGTTCACTAATCATTTCCATATCAAGCCTAAACACATTTACTGATAATATCTTTATGACTATTTTGTTACGCTGCTGCAATGTTACAGGGGTCATTTTTGCTGCAAAATGCTTGTACTGTTTAACAGAGAAGTAATAGTGTCAGGATTTTCCGTTTTgacaatatttaatgttatacTGTTTCTACTCTGTTTAACAACAAGAACAAATTGACACCTGTAGCAGCGCTACAggcttgataaaaaaaagtctgctaaGAAAATCAAACCTTATGGAAGTCTCTGAAAAGCACCCTTAATTACATTAACAGCTGTCAGTTTATCTTTTTGCAAGCTGCAGATTATCAAATTCACTAAGACATTGTTTCTGGAAAAATGAATTGTAGccagtgtgttattttttttaagtcaaccACAAGTCTGTCCATCATTGTGGTGGTGGTAGAAatctgaaatacaaaaaaatattggagAAAGAGTCACCACTACTA contains:
- the sult2st3 gene encoding sulfotransferase family 2, cytosolic sulfotransferase 3 → MSSNECIDFHGLLLPPTAHSAESLKYAQSFSVKDSDVFAVTYPKSGTIWMQEILPLLLNGGDLTPIQTIPNWDRVPWLEQGRLAVVVDQLPSPRALVTHFPCHLMPPSFHTSKAKVIYVMRNPMDILVSSYYFHQMAEFLKDPGTFDTFVDKFLEGRVMFGKWTDHVKSWRGTDLGDRIMYVTYEEMTQDLPAALRRMSDFLGRNLSEGTIQKIAEHCSFKAMKNNNMSNLSLVPKMYMDSDKSPFLRKGVAGDWKNHFSPEQLARFTSAIRKELENESFTLPWSLD